CGAGGCCAGCGGCTCACTGAGGAGCTGCTATTTAGACTAGCTCTGGCATGGCCGAGGCCACCTGGCCCCAGGCTCTCCTCTGGGCTGGCCTGACTGGACACTGATGGAGCCCTCCTGTGACTGGTACTGTGTGGGCTCCCGAGGGGTTCAAGTTGAGTGCGCCGTGGCACGTGGGTCCCGCACGAGATCCCCGAGCTGCTGCTCGTGACGGGCCCAGTGTAGCTCAAAGCCCTGGCCCAGGAAGACTCCCCAGCCAAACCTTGGACTCTTAGGAACCCTGCGGAGACAGGGTGACAGGGACTAGGTCTCCCTGGCCTCTGAAGCTCATCTCCTCCAAGGCCGGTTTGTGTGCAGGGAAGGGAGAATTTCTGTCCCATTTTCCTGAAACTGAGAGGAAGGCCCTCCAGCACGGAGGCCGGAGCTCCCAGGCACGGCCACCTGGGCTGTGTGGGTGTGCCCGCAGGTTCCCAGCTGGCTTCCAAGAAGCGAGGCTGGCCCTCTCTCCAGGGGGGAAGAGGGTCAGGAGCCCATGTGATGTCCACAGCTGTCCCATTGATAGAGAGCCCAGAGGGGAAGGGCAGAGGAAGTAGGCTTCTGGAAGGGGGCTCCTGGGCTTCCAGAGGCCCTGAGGGCAGGCAGGAGGCACAGGCCTGGGTTACAGCCCACAGCACTGGGCCTAGTCCTGTCTGGACCTTAGAGAAGGGCGACAGAGGCCCAGGCTAAACTCGCTCTTTCACCTGGGCCTTCTGGGATCCACACCCACCCGAGCAGTGGCTTTGGTCGCACTGACCACGTGCCAGTCTTGCCCTTCCCAGCTCCTCCCTAAACTCTCAGAGGTCAGCCTCTGGTCCCTGTTCCCACCGCAGTGCATCCCTTCCCTGGACAGTGAGGTGGGAGCTCACTGTGCAGCCGGGGTGACCGTGGCTAATCAGGATGCAGCCCCCAAGCTAGCTTGCCCGGTGGGTGGAGCCCGTCTCCTTCTTACCCCGGGGTCTGGGAGCAGCCAGAGGCCCCCTTTCTGCCACAGTCCTGACCCTGTGTTTAAGGGGTTCGTATCTGCGGCACCACTCATAGCCGCCACTCTCCCATGCAGAGGAACAGGTAGGACGGCTCTGTTGCCCAAGCGGGCACAAGGGCGTGAATGAgcaaaagggaaggaagtggCCCTGACATAGCGCTCAGGCGCCACACACCTGCCCAGCCCCGTGATGCTGACCCAGGAGCAGCTCTTCCCTGCAGCTGGGTCCGCTGGAGACCCTGGGGGCAGAGGAGAGGTGGAGCGGGATGGCTGCAGGACTCGCGTCCTGAGGAGGTGCCTCGTGGGGAGCCAGATAAGCAGGGCCTTGGGGTCCTAGGTAAATGGTGATTTACCTGAGGCAGCTTGGTGATGGATCAGCTGCCCCTCTCAGTGGCACTGCCCATCTGTGAAGAGGCCGAGCACAGTGCCCATCCTGGAGAGAGGATGGCACGAGGGGTGGGCCAGTCCTGAGCAGGAGCAGCTGGTTGGGAGTTGGGGAGCCCAGGGGCCCATTGCATCTGCACCCCAGGATGTTACTGAGTGGGAAGGAGAATGCAGGGCGGCAGCCCCTGCCCTAATGTTCTCTTTTTACCGGGGCTTGAGGTCTGTATGGCCATCCATCTGTACCTCCTCTTGGGGACAGAAGGCTGCACAGACCATCTCCCTCTGGCAGCAGCCAGGAAGGCCCCTGACGTCTGGGCCCACTGCCGGGCACTGTCTTGCAGAGCTCTACGCAGGAGATCGGTGAGGAGCTGGTCAACGGGGTCATCTACTCCATCTCCCTGCGCAAGGTGCAGCTGCACCACGGGGCCAGCAAGGGCCAGCGCTGGCTCGGGGTGAGTGGGCAGGGGTCTCCATTCAAGCCCAGGACACAGAGACCGAATGGCAACTGTGGCAGGCTCCTTCCCAGAGCTGTCCTGCACCGGGGTCCCATCCCTACCTGAGAAGACTGGGCCTGtgctcctgccccctccccagggtCCCGCAGCCCCAGGTCAGGTGCAGAGGCCCTGCTGCCCGTGGTTGAGTGTCGGGGAAGCCTTCGCTTCTCGTCAGGCCGCATTTGCACATTTCGCGTTGGGTTGCCTGGGTTTAACTCCCTATCACGTACGCTTCTCCGCAAGTCGCCATCCACAGAGGACCTGCAGCTGTTCAGCCCCCTGCTGCTGTGCTGGGAGGTGACCTCCCTCTGCGTCATGTCCACCCAGGGACCACCCACCTGTGCGTCCTGATTGCTGATCCCGCCCCCCCAGGACAAGCCCCATCTGCTCACCTCTGGATGGGGCTCCTTAGGACTCCCTCGGAGAGGTCCACAGTAGTCCGAGGCCACGATGGCTTCACGTGCACTGGCCAGAGGAGTCTGTGGTTGTGACCACTCCCATGCTTCAAATTCTACTCCTAAAGCTGAGACCCTTTTCCACTAGAGACCCTCCTGTCCCAACTCTGGCCACAGGCCACTGAGACCTTGGGAGTTGGGCCTAAGCTCCAGCCTCTGCGCCCTCGGGAGGCTCGTGGTGCTGCTGCAGCCTGTCCCTCCCTTGTCTGCCCCAGTGTGAGAATGAGTCGGCCCCAAACCTCTACGAGACCTGCAAGGTGCGCACCGTCAAGGCAGGCACGCTGGAGAAGCTGGTGGAGCACCTGGTGCCCGCCTTCCAGAGCAGCGACCTTTCCTACGTCACCGTCTTCCTGTGCACCTACAGAGCCTTCACCACTACCCAGCAGGTGCTCGACCTGCTCTTCAAAAGGTGAGCCCCGCCCCCAAGCCGGGGACGCGCCCCTCCTGGCAGGGTCAGGGAGTGCGGTACCCCTCTGAACCCCAGTTCACTCGGGAAATTCAGGTGCTCAGAGCACCAACCTCCTGAGCAGCGAGGACCAGGTGGCATGGGTCCTGAGGTGCCTGCCTAGCCTGGGGCTGTGGAGGAgctgcccagggctgcctggggcaaagcagtttccccacctgtaaagGAAGGTGCAGAGTCCATCTGGTGGGGGGACTGACATAGCCAGAGCAGGGACCCCTGAGGTGAGCGAGCGCCCCAGGCCCGCTGAGGTACTGGGAAGCAGCCGATTGGGCTCATTCGTTCAGTGAGCACGTATGCAGCACCTGCTTTGTGCAGGTACTTTCCAGGCACTTGGCATGATTTGATGAAAAAGGCAGGAAGCTCCCTGCGGTCCTGGGCCCCATTCCTGCTGGGGGTCAGCCAGTAACCCTAGACGTCATAAGCAGGTACGGTAGATGTGACGCCCTCACGGCCTCCCCTAGATACGGCTGCGTCCTGCCCTACTCCAGTGAGAACGGCGGGCCTCAGGAGCAACTTAAAAAGTAAGTGAGCCTTGGGCCGAGGGCGGGCTTCTGTCCCCAAAGGAGGACATCGGGCTGTGCttggggaggggtgggcagaCACTGGCCTTCAGTTCTCTCTGGCAGGTCTGGGGCTTCACCTGTAGGAGGAGGACAGAGCTGTGTGTGAGGCCCCAGGCCTTTTGGGGGCCAGAGGGGAGGCTAGGGCCCAGAGCCAGCCTGTGACCCTCTGGGCCCACCAACCTGTCCTGTGTCCAGGCTGGACtggaggggtggggagcagcAGTTCCTGCTCAGCTCCTTGGTCATGGGTACCCAGCTGGTTCCCAGGGGAACTCAGTGACGCAGGGGACAGGCCATGCCCAGCTCACAGAAAATGATGTCACATGGCAGCATGAGCCAGGTTGAGGTGTACTCGGCCCTGTGAATGCTAGGCAGGAAGACAAACCTTGGTGGAGTTTGCACTCCAGGGAGAGGGGGCCTAGGAGGCAGACAGGAGCGGAGGCCTCCCTGCGGAAGGCACGTGCTGGTCGCATCATTGCTCCAGGGCGCCCTCCAGTGGAGGTTCTTTGCAGCCCTGCCTGGTGACCTGAACAGCCAGAGGGCCTTAGGCTGGGTTGGACTGGCCTCTAGAGGGACAGGGGAGGCACAAGAGCCATCCCCACAGGGGGCTGTGGGAGGCTGTAGGGTAGGAGAGGCCAGACCTCTGACTGCTGCCCACGCTCCTGTCCCCAGTGCCATCTCCTCCATCCTGGGCACCTGGCTGGACCAGTACTCAGAGGATTTCTGCCAGCCTCCAGACTTCCCCTGCCTCAAGCAGCTGGTGGCTTATGTGCAACTCAACATGCCTGGCTCGGACCTGGAGCGCCGTGCCCACCTTCTTCTGGCCCAGCTGGAGGACCTGGAGCCCAGCGAGGCTGAGCCCGAGGGCGAGGAGGCCTGGGGTGAGTGTCTAGGGGCACGTGAGGGAGCGTCAGTTGGGGCCTGTGGGGAAGAGGCGCCAGGACTGGCGCTGGCCAGGAGCAGAGATGAGCCCTGCTGGTCGGGGTGCAGTGCGGTCTGGGAGGCATCCCGGTGGGCTTAGGGCAGGGCAGTCACGTTGGGTCTGTGCCCCTGCAGCTCTGGCACCAGCTCCAGTGCTAGCTCTGAAGCCAACCACAGAGCTGCAGCCAGAGCCGGCTCCAGCACCAGCCCTGGCACCCAGTCCAGTGGCTGCACCAGCCTCAAAGCCGGAGCCGGCTCCAGCACCAGCCCTGGCACCCGCTCCAGTCGCAGCACCAGCCTCAGAGCCGGAGCCGGCTCCAGCACCAGCCCTGGCACCCGCTCCAGTGGCAGCACCAGCCTCAGAGCCGGAGCCGGCTCCAGCACCCGTTCTGGACCAAGAGCCAGCGCCAGCACCTGCTCCAGAGCTTGAGCCCATTGCAGCACCTGCTCGGGAGCCCGACCCAGCTCTGTCACAGACTCTAGAATCAGAGCCCACCTCAGCACCAGTGCTGTCGGCAGAGCCTTGCTGGCCTTCCCCTGTGTCCACGGAGAACGGGCTGAGCGAGGAGAAGCCTCATCTCTTAGCATTCCCTCCCGACCTGGTGGCAGAGCAGTTCACGCTGATGGATGCGGTGAGTGGCTGTGTGGGGCTTGGGCAGGAGGGAGTGGCCTCCCTCTGTCCTCAGCCACACAGACCTGCCATTCCCTGCTCCAGAGCCATGTTGCCATCCAACTCCGAGCTCCACCTGTGCAGCACTCTTGCCCTGGGCACATTCCTTAACCCGTGGCTGTGGGATACCCCTGCTTCACCATAGAGTGACCGTGCAGACGCAGCTTGGCGGGCCTGACCCAGGGAGGACAGGTGCTCACCAAGATGCTCTCAGGCCTACAGGCCCCCAGCATCTGCCCAGCAGGCCtcaccagcctcagcacttaTTAGGCACCCGCCGTGTACTGTCCTGGCAGACTCCAGGCAGAGTTGTAGAGAGTGTGCACGTGCACATAGAAGGCAGAAGGTGCCCCGGGCCTCAGGCAGGAGCCGCTTCCTGGTACTTGGACAAAGATTGGCAGAGAAAATGCCTCGCTTGCTTTCCTGCCGTGATTTCACCCTGGGTCCCTCATGTACAGGGTGTCCTGGGTGGTCAGGGAACAAAACCCAGAGATTCCCACAAGGTCAAGCGAcatcctcagcttcctgagctccaGCCCTGACCTCGGGGCTCCAGTGTAGGCCTGGGGGACAGTGGTCTACAGCAGGGCTGGATGACACTGACCCTCCTCCCCAGGAGCTGTTCAAGAAGGTGGTGCCCTACCACTGCCTGGGTTCCATCTGGTCCCAGCGGGACAAGAAGGGCAAGGAGCACCTGGCGCCCACCATCCGTGCCACCGTCACCCAGTTCAACAATGTGGCCAACTGCGTCATCACCACCTGCCTCGGGGACCGGAGCATGAAGGCCTCAGACAGGGCCCGGGTGGTGGAGCACTGGGTTGAGGTGGCCAGGGTATGCTGTGGGGGAGCCCAAGGAGCCCCCTCACCTTCGCTTGCTCTCAGTGGTGTGTGGCGTGTGGTCTGAGCCCCTGCACGGACCCCAGGCCGCTCCTCCCCAAGACCGTGCTGGCCTCGAGGCTACCCAGGCACTCACTCCCCCAGGGCTCTGGCATGCCCCCATCTCAGGAGGCGGCCCAGGGGTCCAGGCAGGAGCTGGCAGGAGCCCCAGCCGTGGCTCACAGAGTGCTTGTCCCCAGGAGTGCCGAGTCCTGAAGAACTTCTCCTCTCTGTATGCCATCCTCTCCGCCCTGCAGAGCAACGCCATCCACCGCCTGAAGAAGACCTGGGAGGAGGTCTCCAGGTGGGTGCTCCCTCCAGGAGTGTGGGTGAGCCGGGGCAGACGTTGCCCCCCGAGAGCCTCTGCCCTGAGGCCTGAGCCCCTGGAGGTGTGTCGGTGGGCTGCTCAGCAGGTCTGCGTCGGGCCTCCGCTTCCTCCCTGCCAGACCCCGGGTGGAGCCAGCGGGGCAGTACTCACGCTTCCCCCTGTGACCAGGATTGTGTCCCGCCAAAGTCAGAACTGGTGAACACAGCTCTCAGAAGAAATAGGGACGGGGTCCCCCTTGCGCCAGACAGAGCTCCCCTCCGCAGGCCACGCCCCGAGGCTCTGGAACCCGTCTGCAGCCCATTTCCCAGGCAGTGGGAAGGCTGTGCTCTAAAAGAAAACGGGTTTGCCCTCACATCCCTTCCCAAGTGTCACCTTCTGTTCCCTCTTCCTACAGGGACAGCTTCCGAATATTCCAGAAGCTATCTGAGATCTTCTCTGATGAGAACAACTACTCCCTGAGCAGAGAGCTGCTCATCAAGGTTAGAGGGGCCCTGGGGTAGATGGAGAGGGAGACAGGCCAGGGTGTCAGATCCTTGTTGAAAGTTTCCTTGAAAACTTCCAGACCTGTCTCCTCTGGATGAAGGGAAGAGGGATCTGTTTTGGGACAGGAGGACACCACTGTTCCTGAGGACAGAGGAGTGGGCAGGGTCAGCTGACCTGCAGCTCTCTACTGGGATGTAACCTGCAGTCTGTAGGGTGGTCCGAGGGTGTAACTGCCTCCCCCAAGCCGCCCAGCCTGTGCCTGAACCCAGGCCCCTGTCCCCAGTTCTGTGCAACTGCACGGCCCAGGGGGGACGCCTGCCAAGAATTGGGAGCTGCATGGAGTGTCCAGGGGCCAGCCAACCAAAGGAGCCACCCGGCTTGGGTCGAGACCTCCAGGCTGGGGAGGCAGGTCTGACTGCCCTTTGTGGCAGTGGGCTCTGCCCCTAGAGCAGAGGCTGCTGGCGGGTCAGCACACACTCCTTGGAACAGTGTCAGGTGCTAGGTGACCCCCCTCAGAAGCCTTCCTGTGAAGGAGCAAGCAGCGTCTCCACCTCAGTCCCCCACTGACTGGTTAGAGGTGGCCCCAGGGACACCTGAGCGGAGGAAGTCAGAGTTCTCTGCAGGGGAGTATTGCCAGGGCCCCACGGAGAAGGGGGCCTTTGCCTCAACCTTGGGACCCACCTCACGGGTGGAGCCTTCTCAAGGGCTGGGGCCGGCAGGAGCCAAGCACCTTGTCCCTCTCCCCCTGAGGTTCAGCTCATCTGGGGACCCTGGGCTTACAGAGCTGACGTCAGTGAGGAGTGGAGAGAAAGGCTTGTTCAGTGGGACAGGGTGACCCAGGGCCCACTGGAAGGGACGCTTTCTAGCTCGGTTCAGAAAGAACCCACCTTGCCGAGAACAGAAGTATCCCACGTAAGAAATCCATGCCTATAGCATGTGGGAGCCTCGTCAGGGTTCTAGAAGCCGGGAGAGGCTGGAGGcctctgtgggcctcagttttctcatctggcaAATGGAAGAATACCAATGCCAATTTGCGAGGTGATGAGGCTCAAGCGGGAAAGGAACCCGCGGAGCTTGGGCAGGCTGTGGCAGAGGGCGAGTCAGGACGGCACCGGTGCCAGGAATCTGTCCCGAGCCCCCTCTGCCCCCACAGTGCAGTCCTGTCCCTACTTTGTAGACGAGGAAACTGGCACAGGGAGGCCAGGCCGCCAGCCCAGGGTCCCCAGCAGTGGCTGCCGGAGCAGGGCCTGGTGCAGAACCCAAGGCCAGCGGCAGCAGGAGCCCTGGCACCAGCCCGTGGGCCCAGGTCAGGGGTGCCGCGTGGAGGAGGCGAGGGAAAGGCTTCTGACCCCGTCCTCCACCCTGGCAGGAGGGCACCTCCA
The Sciurus carolinensis chromosome 14, mSciCar1.2, whole genome shotgun sequence DNA segment above includes these coding regions:
- the Ralgds gene encoding ral guanine nucleotide dissociation stimulator isoform X6; translation: MMVDCQSSTQEIGEELVNGVIYSISLRKVQLHHGASKGQRWLGCENESAPNLYETCKVRTVKAGTLEKLVEHLVPAFQSSDLSYVTVFLCTYRAFTTTQQVLDLLFKRYGRCDALTASPRYGCVLPYSSENGGPQEQLKNAISSILGTWLDQYSEDFCQPPDFPCLKQLVAYVQLNMPGSDLERRAHLLLAQLEDLEPSEAEPEGEEAWALAPAPVLALKPTTELQPEPAPAPALAPSPVAAPASKPEPAPAPALAPAPVAAPASEPEPAPAPALAPAPVAAPASEPEPAPAPVLDQEPAPAPAPELEPIAAPAREPDPALSQTLESEPTSAPVLSAEPCWPSPVSTENGLSEEKPHLLAFPPDLVAEQFTLMDAELFKKVVPYHCLGSIWSQRDKKGKEHLAPTIRATVTQFNNVANCVITTCLGDRSMKASDRARVVEHWVEVARECRVLKNFSSLYAILSALQSNAIHRLKKTWEEVSRDSFRIFQKLSEIFSDENNYSLSRELLIKEGTSKFATLEMNPKRTQRRPKESGVIQGTVPYLGTFLTDLVMLDTAMKDYLYGRLINFEKRRKEFEVIAHIKLLQSACNNYSIAPAEHFGSWFRALERLSEAESYSLSCELEPPSESASNTLKTKKSTAIVKRWSDRQAPSTELSTSSSSHSKSCDQLRCGSYLSSGDITDALSVHSAGSSSSDVEEVNISFVPESPDGQEKKFWESASQSSPETSGISSASSSTSSSSACTTPVATTRTHKRSVSGVCSYSSSLPLYNQQVGDCCIVRVSLDVDNGNMYKSILVTSQDKAPTVIRKALDKHNLDEDEPEDYELLQIISGDRKLKIPENANVFYAMNSTANYDFVLKKRTFSKGAKVKHGASSTLPRMKQKGLRIAKGIF
- the Ralgds gene encoding ral guanine nucleotide dissociation stimulator isoform X3, with protein sequence MVQRMWAEAAEPLFPGSRRSRSVWDAVRLEVGVPDSCPVVLHSFTQLDPDLPRLESSTQEIGEELVNGVIYSISLRKVQLHHGASKGQRWLGCENESAPNLYETCKVRTVKAGTLEKLVEHLVPAFQSSDLSYVTVFLCTYRAFTTTQQVLDLLFKRYGRCDALTASPRYGCVLPYSSENGGPQEQLKNAISSILGTWLDQYSEDFCQPPDFPCLKQLVAYVQLNMPGSDLERRAHLLLAQLEDLEPSEAEPEGEEAWALAPAPVLALKPTTELQPEPAPAPALAPSPVAAPASKPEPAPAPALAPAPVAAPASEPEPAPAPALAPAPVAAPASEPEPAPAPVLDQEPAPAPAPELEPIAAPAREPDPALSQTLESEPTSAPVLSAEPCWPSPVSTENGLSEEKPHLLAFPPDLVAEQFTLMDAELFKKVVPYHCLGSIWSQRDKKGKEHLAPTIRATVTQFNNVANCVITTCLGDRSMKASDRARVVEHWVEVARECRVLKNFSSLYAILSALQSNAIHRLKKTWEEVSRDSFRIFQKLSEIFSDENNYSLSRELLIKEGTSKFATLEMNPKRTQRRPKESGVIQGTVPYLGTFLTDLVMLDTAMKDYLYGRLINFEKRRKEFEVIAHIKLLQSACNNYSIAPAEHFGSWFRALERLSEAESYSLSCELEPPSESASNTLKTKKSTAIVKRWSDRQAPSTELSTSSSSHSKSCDQLRCGSYLSSGDITDALSVHSAGSSSSDVEEVNISFVPESPDGQEKKFWESASQSSPETSGISSASSSTSSSSACTTPVATTRTHKRSVSGVCSYSSSLPLYNQQVGDCCIVRVSLDVDNGNMYKSILVTSQDKAPTVIRKALDKHNLDEDEPEDYELLQIISGDRKLKIPENANVFYAMNSTANYDFVLKKRTFSKGAKVKHGASSTLPRMKQKGLRIAKGIF
- the Ralgds gene encoding ral guanine nucleotide dissociation stimulator isoform X4: MAREAGQARARSALPRGRKGSVFFACISVVTARRWAAARHAIVQTPMPSPTLLLAPATESSTQEIGEELVNGVIYSISLRKVQLHHGASKGQRWLGCENESAPNLYETCKVRTVKAGTLEKLVEHLVPAFQSSDLSYVTVFLCTYRAFTTTQQVLDLLFKRYGCVLPYSSENGGPQEQLKNAISSILGTWLDQYSEDFCQPPDFPCLKQLVAYVQLNMPGSDLERRAHLLLAQLEDLEPSEAEPEGEEAWALAPAPVLALKPTTELQPEPAPAPALAPSPVAAPASKPEPAPAPALAPAPVAAPASEPEPAPAPALAPAPVAAPASEPEPAPAPVLDQEPAPAPAPELEPIAAPAREPDPALSQTLESEPTSAPVLSAEPCWPSPVSTENGLSEEKPHLLAFPPDLVAEQFTLMDAELFKKVVPYHCLGSIWSQRDKKGKEHLAPTIRATVTQFNNVANCVITTCLGDRSMKASDRARVVEHWVEVARECRVLKNFSSLYAILSALQSNAIHRLKKTWEEVSRDSFRIFQKLSEIFSDENNYSLSRELLIKEGTSKFATLEMNPKRTQRRPKESGVIQGTVPYLGTFLTDLVMLDTAMKDYLYGRLINFEKRRKEFEVIAHIKLLQSACNNYSIAPAEHFGSWFRALERLSEAESYSLSCELEPPSESASNTLKTKKSTAIVKRWSDRQAPSTELSTSSSSHSKSCDQLRCGSYLSSGDITDALSVHSAGSSSSDVEEVNISFVPESPDGQEKKFWESASQSSPETSGISSASSSTSSSSACTTPVATTRTHKRSVSGVCSYSSSLPLYNQQVGDCCIVRVSLDVDNGNMYKSILVTSQDKAPTVIRKALDKHNLDEDEPEDYELLQIISGDRKLKIPENANVFYAMNSTANYDFVLKKRTFSKGAKVKHGASSTLPRMKQKGLRIAKGIF
- the Ralgds gene encoding ral guanine nucleotide dissociation stimulator isoform X2 — protein: MAREAGQARARSALPRGRKGSVFFACISVVTARRWAAARHAIVQTPMPSPTLLLAPATESSTQEIGEELVNGVIYSISLRKVQLHHGASKGQRWLGCENESAPNLYETCKVRTVKAGTLEKLVEHLVPAFQSSDLSYVTVFLCTYRAFTTTQQVLDLLFKRYGRCDALTASPRYGCVLPYSSENGGPQEQLKNAISSILGTWLDQYSEDFCQPPDFPCLKQLVAYVQLNMPGSDLERRAHLLLAQLEDLEPSEAEPEGEEAWALAPAPVLALKPTTELQPEPAPAPALAPSPVAAPASKPEPAPAPALAPAPVAAPASEPEPAPAPALAPAPVAAPASEPEPAPAPVLDQEPAPAPAPELEPIAAPAREPDPALSQTLESEPTSAPVLSAEPCWPSPVSTENGLSEEKPHLLAFPPDLVAEQFTLMDAELFKKVVPYHCLGSIWSQRDKKGKEHLAPTIRATVTQFNNVANCVITTCLGDRSMKASDRARVVEHWVEVARECRVLKNFSSLYAILSALQSNAIHRLKKTWEEVSRDSFRIFQKLSEIFSDENNYSLSRELLIKEGTSKFATLEMNPKRTQRRPKESGVIQGTVPYLGTFLTDLVMLDTAMKDYLYGRLINFEKRRKEFEVIAHIKLLQSACNNYSIAPAEHFGSWFRALERLSEAESLSCELEPPSESASNTLKTKKSTAIVKRWSDRQAPSTELSTSSSSHSKSCDQLRCGSYLSSGDITDALSVHSAGSSSSDVEEVNISFVPESPDGQEKKFWESASQSSPETSGISSASSSTSSSSACTTPVATTRTHKRSVSGVCSYSSSLPLYNQQVGDCCIVRVSLDVDNGNMYKSILVTSQDKAPTVIRKALDKHNLDEDEPEDYELLQIISGDRKLKIPENANVFYAMNSTANYDFVLKKRTFSKGAKVKHGASSTLPRMKQKGLRIAKGIF
- the Ralgds gene encoding ral guanine nucleotide dissociation stimulator isoform X5; amino-acid sequence: MVQRMWAEAAEPLFPGSRRSRSVWDAVRLEVGVPDSCPVVLHSFTQLDPDLPRLESSTQEIGEELVNGVIYSISLRKVQLHHGASKGQRWLGCENESAPNLYETCKVRTVKAGTLEKLVEHLVPAFQSSDLSYVTVFLCTYRAFTTTQQVLDLLFKRYGCVLPYSSENGGPQEQLKNAISSILGTWLDQYSEDFCQPPDFPCLKQLVAYVQLNMPGSDLERRAHLLLAQLEDLEPSEAEPEGEEAWALAPAPVLALKPTTELQPEPAPAPALAPSPVAAPASKPEPAPAPALAPAPVAAPASEPEPAPAPALAPAPVAAPASEPEPAPAPVLDQEPAPAPAPELEPIAAPAREPDPALSQTLESEPTSAPVLSAEPCWPSPVSTENGLSEEKPHLLAFPPDLVAEQFTLMDAELFKKVVPYHCLGSIWSQRDKKGKEHLAPTIRATVTQFNNVANCVITTCLGDRSMKASDRARVVEHWVEVARECRVLKNFSSLYAILSALQSNAIHRLKKTWEEVSRDSFRIFQKLSEIFSDENNYSLSRELLIKEGTSKFATLEMNPKRTQRRPKESGVIQGTVPYLGTFLTDLVMLDTAMKDYLYGRLINFEKRRKEFEVIAHIKLLQSACNNYSIAPAEHFGSWFRALERLSEAESYSLSCELEPPSESASNTLKTKKSTAIVKRWSDRQAPSTELSTSSSSHSKSCDQLRCGSYLSSGDITDALSVHSAGSSSSDVEEVNISFVPESPDGQEKKFWESASQSSPETSGISSASSSTSSSSACTTPVATTRTHKRSVSGVCSYSSSLPLYNQQVGDCCIVRVSLDVDNGNMYKSILVTSQDKAPTVIRKALDKHNLDEDEPEDYELLQIISGDRKLKIPENANVFYAMNSTANYDFVLKKRTFSKGAKVKHGASSTLPRMKQKGLRIAKGIF
- the Ralgds gene encoding ral guanine nucleotide dissociation stimulator isoform X1, with product MAREAGQARARSALPRGRKGSVFFACISVVTARRWAAARHAIVQTPMPSPTLLLAPATESSTQEIGEELVNGVIYSISLRKVQLHHGASKGQRWLGCENESAPNLYETCKVRTVKAGTLEKLVEHLVPAFQSSDLSYVTVFLCTYRAFTTTQQVLDLLFKRYGRCDALTASPRYGCVLPYSSENGGPQEQLKNAISSILGTWLDQYSEDFCQPPDFPCLKQLVAYVQLNMPGSDLERRAHLLLAQLEDLEPSEAEPEGEEAWALAPAPVLALKPTTELQPEPAPAPALAPSPVAAPASKPEPAPAPALAPAPVAAPASEPEPAPAPALAPAPVAAPASEPEPAPAPVLDQEPAPAPAPELEPIAAPAREPDPALSQTLESEPTSAPVLSAEPCWPSPVSTENGLSEEKPHLLAFPPDLVAEQFTLMDAELFKKVVPYHCLGSIWSQRDKKGKEHLAPTIRATVTQFNNVANCVITTCLGDRSMKASDRARVVEHWVEVARECRVLKNFSSLYAILSALQSNAIHRLKKTWEEVSRDSFRIFQKLSEIFSDENNYSLSRELLIKEGTSKFATLEMNPKRTQRRPKESGVIQGTVPYLGTFLTDLVMLDTAMKDYLYGRLINFEKRRKEFEVIAHIKLLQSACNNYSIAPAEHFGSWFRALERLSEAESYSLSCELEPPSESASNTLKTKKSTAIVKRWSDRQAPSTELSTSSSSHSKSCDQLRCGSYLSSGDITDALSVHSAGSSSSDVEEVNISFVPESPDGQEKKFWESASQSSPETSGISSASSSTSSSSACTTPVATTRTHKRSVSGVCSYSSSLPLYNQQVGDCCIVRVSLDVDNGNMYKSILVTSQDKAPTVIRKALDKHNLDEDEPEDYELLQIISGDRKLKIPENANVFYAMNSTANYDFVLKKRTFSKGAKVKHGASSTLPRMKQKGLRIAKGIF